One window of Chryseobacterium sp. JJR-5R genomic DNA carries:
- the tnpA gene encoding IS200/IS605 family transposase, whose protein sequence is MGTYRQILYHIVFGTKYREPVIIKKNESELYRYIWGILKNKKCKLYRINGMPDHVHILCDLHPGVSLSSLIKDIKIATNVWIKESGLFPEFTNWQEGYGAFTCSVREKETIINYIKNQKEHHRKESFEQEFSKLLKENGIECE, encoded by the coding sequence ATGGGAACATACAGACAAATATTGTATCATATTGTTTTCGGGACAAAATACAGAGAACCGGTAATTATTAAAAAGAACGAATCTGAGCTTTATAGATACATCTGGGGTATTTTAAAGAATAAAAAATGTAAATTATACAGGATTAACGGAATGCCGGATCACGTGCATATTTTATGTGATTTACATCCCGGTGTGAGCCTAAGCAGTTTAATAAAAGATATAAAAATCGCTACGAATGTATGGATAAAAGAATCAGGGCTATTTCCTGAATTTACAAACTGGCAGGAAGGCTATGGAGCTTTTACCTGTTCAGTCAGAGAAAAAGAGACAATTATAAATTATATAAAAAATCAAAAAGAACATCACAGAAAAGAAAGCTTTGAACAAGAGTTCAGTAAATTGCTAAAGGAGAATGGCATTGAATGTGAATAA
- a CDS encoding response regulator: MKKILIADDEHKILMSLEYSFRKTGYEVFIARDGTEVLEFLKTIVPDVILLDIMMPNLDGYSTLEEIKKNEGLNNTKVLFLSAKNNPRDIEKGLEMGADAYVTKPYSIKKLIQQIEEMFE, from the coding sequence ATGAAAAAGATATTGATTGCTGATGACGAACATAAAATATTGATGTCTCTGGAATACAGTTTCCGGAAAACAGGGTATGAAGTTTTTATTGCCAGGGACGGAACCGAGGTTTTAGAATTTTTAAAAACGATTGTTCCTGATGTTATTTTACTGGACATCATGATGCCGAACCTGGATGGCTACAGCACCTTGGAAGAAATCAAAAAAAATGAAGGCTTAAACAATACAAAAGTTTTGTTCTTGAGCGCCAAAAACAATCCCAGAGATATAGAGAAAGGCCTTGAGATGGGTGCCGATGCCTATGTAACGAAACCGTATTCGATTAAAAAACTGATCCAGCAGATTGAGGAAATGTTTGAATAG